The following are encoded together in the Choristoneura fumiferana chromosome 4, NRCan_CFum_1, whole genome shotgun sequence genome:
- the LOC141427316 gene encoding uncharacterized protein, with translation MAPIRYSLHYEDYSEHLMSRFGKLLQMQSLVDMTLMCSSHTLRVHKAVLAASSAYFQEVLQKQSGEPLIILKMRFSVLKSLVEFMYCGKTQCLEENLDELVSAAQFLKIKGLSKVTKEGLGINNHSELPVFTPPVVINRPPQSLIDLHTQDSSDPKLLATPSPSAGQPVDSLGRPNKDMVVRIPFDIENGSNAASGMDYGDTPRAIKPRRGRPTRTGGWEGAGPLGRAAERALLRREQDSRKAIHQLKHLQTRHMQDYMDRVTLSQAVNSICGPESSTTHNYMGVDSDLMYMDQTVSSNVMDSAISYSKEHPIRPEGIAASYANTTTTSSVNDSNSSISNAMSQYVDALKSAGLPTDLPILFESGDGSYINVNEQVLLDMVQSSEIQYEVIEQPNIIEKVADPSEIKSIDDLSKSIGRGELLVGNKNYSSTNEYDKEAQFSNHEDAINSLNAILPDNLESFAEQQNYVILDPRMQNNNNSIDNDNANDFSCIDGDMQFFTKSMSDDVKKYYQEQHLNDSRVMEQLCPTSTSLDTNFGMSLLDGKNSHLDENISQQYNLNPEDLRRNEDCYDFGLQLPQTSDFKEDTLDCLMSTPKQNQENDSYNNGNQLEKTCPERDQIIHDLMKIEENMSMVPNNDCSVNESEKCNSNVEDFDVDALNVGDAFDNETTNDKELAAENIQKQNDVATSITSSGLQWDENIDMTSHEAPVNNHVDDESAINENHDDPLPVESEYPDSVIDLTAVTKPEWESKKESDLSDKENELNNETANDGNTTLDDDIPYAVGLLPLKQTQSLENISALKRKNSLDEDLSNNVDAKCLKRKVKYKKL, from the exons ATGGCGCCAATACGATACAGTCTCCATTATGAAGATTATTCAGAGCATTTAATGTCCAGATTTGGAAAATTACTGCAAATGCAATCATTAGTGGACATGACACTAATGTGTAGCTCACACACTTTGCGTGTTCATAAAGCAGTTCTTGCGGCCAGTAGTGCATATTTTCAG GAAGTTTTACAAAAGCAGAGTGGTGAGCcgctaataatattaaaaatgagatTTAGTGTTTTGAAATCACTGGTTGAGTTCATGTACTGCGGAAAAACTCAATGTTTGGAGGAAAATTTGGATGAACTTGTATCGGCGGCACAATTCCTTAAGATCAAAGGTCTTTCGAAAGTTACCAAAGAAGGTCTCGGCATAAACAATcaca GTGAACTTCCGGTCTTCACTCCGCCTGTTGTAATAAACCGCCCACCCCAGTCTCTTATAGACTTACATACGCAG GATAGCAGTGACCCGAAATTGCTTGCTACACCTTCACCAAGTGCTGGACAGCCAGTGGACAGCCTGGGTCGTCCTAATAAG GACATGGTGGTTCGTATACCGTTCGACATTGAGAACGGAAGCAACGCGGCCAGTGGTATGGACTACGGCGATACTCCGCGCGCCATTAAGCCGAGGCGTGGCCGTCCTACA cGGACCGGTGGATGGGAAGGAGCAGGCCCTCTGGGGCGCGCGGCGGAGCGGGCGCTGCTGCGGCGGGAACAGGACTCGCGCAAAGCGATACACCAGCTCAAGCATCTGCAGACCAGGCACATGCAG GATTATATGGACAGGGTTACGTTATCACAAGCAGTGAACAGTATTTGCGGCCCTGAATCTTCTACTACACACAACTATATGGGCGTGGACAGCGACCTCATGTACATGGACCAAACCGTCTCTTCCAATGTAATGGACTCCGCTATCTCTTACTCAAAAGAACACCCTATAAGACCAGAGGGCATTGCGGCAAGCTACGCCAATACTACCACCACCAGCTCAGTTAATGATTCTAACAGCAGCATAAGCAACGCCATGTCGCAATACGTCGATGCTTTAAAAAGCGCCGGGCTGCCTACTGACTTACCTATCCTCTTCGAATCCGGAGACGGCTCCTATATCAATGTCAACGAACAAGTTCTGCTTGACATGGTGCAGAGCAGCGAGATACAGTATGAAGTTATCGAACAACCTAACATCATAGAAAAGGTCGCCGATCCGAGTGAAATCAAAAGCATAGATGATTTGTCCAAATCAATAGGAAGAGGTGAATTGCTTGTTGGAAACAAGAACTATAGCTCCACCAACGAGTATGATAAAGAAGCACAATTTAGCAACCACGAAGACGCAATAAATAGTCTTAATGCTATTCTGCCAGACAATTTGGAATCTTTTGCTGAGCAGCAAAATTATGTCATTCTTGATCCTCGTATGCAAAACAATAACAACTCGATAGATAATGATAATGCAAATGACTTTTCTTGCATCGACGGTGACATGCAGTTTTTCACTAAATCAATGAGTGATgacgttaaaaaatattatcaagaaCAACATCTCAATGACTCGAGAGTGATGGAACAACTTTGTCCAACAAGCACTTCTCTGGATACTAATTTTGGTATGTCCCTGCTGGATGGTAAAAACTCCCATTTAGACGAGAATATCAGCCAACAATATAATCTAAACCCTGAAGATCTAAGAAGAAATGAAGATTGTTATGATTTTGGCCTCCAACTTCCTCAAACCAGTGACTTCAAAGAAGACACTTTGGATTGCTTAATGTCGACTCCAAAACAAAATCAAGAAAATGACTCCTACAACAATGGAAATCAATTAGAGAAAACGTGCCCAGAAAGAGATCAAATAATAcacgatttaatgaaaattgaagAGAATATGAGCATGGTACCAAATAACGATTGTTCTGTGAATGAGAGTGAAAAGTGCAACTCTAACGTAGAAGATTTTGACGTAGATGCTTTGAATGTTGGTGATGCGTTTGACAATGAAACCACTAACGATAAAGAGCTGGCTGCAGAAAACATTCAGAAACAAAACGACGTTGCGACAAGCATCACTTCAAGTGGTTTACAATGGGACGAAAACATAGACATGACTTCACACGAGGCACCTGTTAACAATCATGTAGACGACGAGTCTGCAATCAATGAAAATCATGATGACCCTCTGCCGGTTGAATCTGAGTACCCGGATTCTGTTATTGATTTAACAGCTGTAACCAAGCCAGAATGGGAATCTAAAAAAGAAAGTgacttatccgacaaagaaaATGAACTTAACAATGAAACCGCTAATGATGGGAATACGACATTGGATGATGATATTCCGTACGCTGTGGGACTGTTGCCGTTGAAGCAAACTCAATCATTAGAAAATATCAGTGCTTTAAAGCGAAAAAACTCGCTGGATGAGGATTTGTCCAATAACGTGGACGCGAAATGTTTAAAACGTAAGGTGAAATATAAGAAACTATGA